GCACCACCACTTCTTTCGGTTGCGTGGCGATATCGATAACCTGTCTCGCTTATTGTGTCGTGCAGGACAAGATCATCCAGGCATCATCGAAAATGACCAGAATAGTTAGATGAGCCAGTAAACAAAAATAAACAGGCCCAGCCAGACCACATCAACAAAGTGCCAATACCAGGCGACACCCTCGAAGCCAAAATGGTGCACGGGCGTGAAGTGCCCCGCCAGCACCCGGAACCAGATGACCAGCAGCATGATGGAGCCCAACGTGACGTGGAAGCCGTGGAAGCCGGTCAGCATGAAAAACGTTGCCCCATAGACCCCAGTGGTCAGCTTGAGATTGAGATCCGAATAGGCATGACCATATTCATATGCCTGCAGCCCCACGAACAGAAACCCCAGTGCGAAGGTTAGGAACAGTCCCAGCTTGAGCTGTCCGCGTTTGTCCAGCTTCAGTGCCCAATGCGCCCAGGTGACCGTGATGCCCGATGTCAGCAGTATCACGGTGTTGATTGCCGGAAGTCCCCATGGGCCCATGGGCATGAACTTCTCGCTGATCCCGGGCCCCGAGGTAGGCCAGTCCGCGCTGAAGTCCGGCCAAAGCATTCTGCCGTTCAGGCCCGCCAGATCCGGAATCGAGTAGACGCGCAGATAAAACAAGGCGCCGAAGAAGGCGGCAAAGAACATCACCTCGGAGAAGATGAACCATGTCATCCCCCAGCGGAACGACTTGTCCACCAGCTTGTTATACGCCCCCCCTTCGCTTTCCCGCGCGACCGTCGCGAACCAGCCGTATATCATATAGAAGAGTATGGCAAAACCAATTGCCAGCAGGCCATAGCCCAACGACATCTTGTTGACCGAAAATGCCGCGCCGAACCCCATGAATAACAGCGCCATAGACCCCGTGATAGGCCAAGTCGACGGCGGCGGTACATAATAGTGACCTTCTGCTTGGCTCATACCCTCCCCCGCTTAAGTCCATATTCAGCGACCGCCGCTCGGGCAGCCCCCGGCAAGTTTTAATGAATTACCCTATCAAATAATAGATCATGGGCAGAACCAGTGATGAAGTCAGCAGGAATAGTGCGGTTTTAATGGATGTCAATCGCCTCTCCATCTCCACCTCGGACGTCTCCGAGGTTTCCTGCACGAGGAAGAGTTTCGGGGGCTGGGCACGCGCCTGGAACAGGTTGGCGAGCACTTTGGACCCAGAGGCTGCTTGGTTGGATCCAATGCCGGGGTGGCGCAACTTAATTCTGAAACATTGAATCTCTAAAATGAGCTTCGCCCTTCGGGTAGCAGGGCTCGCCCCTCGCCTCTATTCAGCGGGGGGTTCGGAAACATTATTCAATAAGTAATTCGAACTATCCATCTTAGGGAGCCAACACGATGGCAGGCATGCAACGCATTGCGCTCGCGATTGCCACCACTTTGACGATCAGTGCCGGATTCGCGGCGGGCACCCAAGGCCCAGGAAGTTCGCAGACGCCTTATGTCACCCCCACTGCAGCGGGCTGGCATGTGACTTCTATCATTTCTGTAGGCGACGCCGCCGCCAATGGCTACAGGATGGTCGGCTTCCCGGATGGCCTGGGTGCTTACGACAACGGCAACGGCACCTTCACCGTGTTGATGAACCATGAACTCGCTCCAAGCGCCGGTATTGCGCGCGCCCATGGAGCCACCGGCGCCTTTGTGTCCGAGTGGGTGATCAACAAGGCTGATTTCAAGGTGATCAGGGGGGCGGATCTAGCCACGACCCACTACCTGTGGAACCGTTCCGCCAATCGCTATGAGGCCGCAACCGGGGCAGTCAACAGCTTTAACCGTCTTTGCTCTGCCGATCTGCCCGCCACCTCTGCCTTTTATGATAAGGCAAGCGGCAAAGGCACCACAACGCGCCTCTTCATGACCGGTGAGGAAGCCGGCAGCGAGGGGCGCGCTTATGCGTTCATTGTGTCGGGAACAAACAAGGGCAAGGCGTATGAACTGCCTAAGCTGGGCAAATTCTCATGGGAAAACAGCGTTGCCAATCCCTACTCGGGTGACGACACCATTGTGATCGGCACCGACGACTCCACGCCGGGTCAGGTCTACATTTATCGAGGCGCGAAGACTGATAGTGGTCTTGAAATCGACAAAGCCGGCCTGACTAACGGCACCCTCGCGGGGGTCAAGGTTGCACCAAATCCGGCAATTACCGGCAACTTGGAATCCGGGCAGATCAATGGCACGTTCTCCACCGTTGCGGTGGATACCGCCGTCGATGGCGCAACGCAACAGGCGAACAGCCGGGCCGCAGGCATTACCGAGTTTGCGCGCCCTGAGGATGGCGCCTGGGGGGATGCAAAAACCTTCTACTTTGTTACAACCGGGGCCGATCCCGATGGTCTCGGCTCTGTCGGGATGCAAACGTCCCGCCTGTATAAGTTGGTGTTCGATGAGGCAAGGGGTGAGGTCGATTACGGCAGTGGGTCGATTACCATGGTGAAGGACAGCGACACGCTGATCGGAACTGACGGCAAGGGTGCCCGGAAGTTTGACAACATGACTGTCGGGGAAGACGGCAAAGTGTACATCCAGGAAGATCCGGGTGACAGCGCCTATATCTCCAAGACCTGGATGTTCGATCCCGCCTCGAACTCATGGAAACAAATTCTTGAATCGGACCGGGCGCGGTTTCTTGCGCCGGCAGCGCCATTCAACCACGATGAGGAAAGCTCCGGCATTATCGAGATTACCTCCATCCTGGGGCGGAACGACGGACGGCGTTACTTCCTCGCCAACGCGCAGGCACACTACGGCATTCCCGGTGAACTCGTCCAGGGCGGCCAGCTTTATGTCATCAACGCAGGGCCGCAACCCTGAACCTCTGGCTTATGGCTTAATGCCACGCACCCTCGGGCTCATTGGCGCGTGCGGATGTGGCGAGACGGGATGCCGCGGCTCGACCCGCGCTCCAGGTCAATCTAAACGCAGCATATATAGCACATCTATTGCGTTGTTGAGGGCGCTCTCGTTGCCACGTGATCTTGGGGTCAGGTTATAGGTTCAGGTTCAGGTTCAGGTTCAGGTTCAGGTTCAGGTTCAGGTTCAGGTTCAGGTTCAGTTTCGTCACCGTAAATCGCCTCACTAAAAAGTAACCGAAGGGGAGTAACAAGACGAATACGTTACCTAAGAGTTCGATACCCGGACCAATAGAGCTTATCGGCAGGGGTAACTGAGAAACAGGCGTCTCTTTATGGAATACGCAATCGCTATCGATCCGGCGCCTCCTTAACAGGGGAATTGGATGTGCCTCCCGATTGTATTTCCCGCAACCAAGGCAATGCTGCGTTCAATCGAAACGCAGCGTGTAGAGTAGGTCTATTGCGTTGTCGAGGCCGGCTCGCGTTACTACAGTGATCTTGGGCGTCAGGTTATACGTCAGTTTCGTCACCCCTGCCACCGCCATCAATCCCTGCTCATAGGTGATATAGGCCCGGTCCGACAGGCGCTTGCCTATCACGCCAACCTGCCCCATTAGCGGGTCGATTCCTGACTGGCGGATCGAGAGCTCATCCACCCCGATTGTCCGGCTGATTTTCTCCATCACACCCCCGGCCTGCCCCCCCATGATGGAGCTCGCGGCCGCGAGCAACAGCGACGCATCCGTCTTTCCTCCGGGGGCGCGGCCCAGCGCGATCCAGGACAGCTTTTCCATATCAGGCACGTTAGGCGTCGAAACGAGCCGTACTTTAGGTAGACGCACGGTGCCGGTAACCTCCACGCCCGCTTCCACCGGCAGTCCCTTGCGCAGGGCAAGCACGTTCAAGGCGGGATCGTCGATTGGACCCTGGAAATTTACGATCCCGCGCTCGACCACGAGATTTTGACCGTAGGCCTCAAACTTTGTATCGCGCGCGGCTATGGTTCCCGTGGCGCGCAGGGGTCGCCCCGGCTCTCCCCGCAGCTGCAACTCCCCGTCCAGCCGCCCCTGAAGACCAGAAGCGCGTATATAGAAGCGCTCACCAAGATCGAGACGGGCCTCCACATCGATCCGCAGCCCCTTACGATCGGGTTGCGCCGCCCCATTCGTATCCTTCCCGATAACGACGACATCATCCGGCAAATGCGGGCGTCCAGCAGTAGGCTGGGTGAGAAGACCGGCGTCGGCAGCGAGCGCGCCCCGTAAGGTGAGCATGTTGTTTTCCAGCGTTGCGCGACCGTTCCCGGAAGCAATAATCCAGCGATCGGGACGTTGCGCCAGCGGCAACAGGCTGGCGGTGATTTCCAGATTACCGCGCTGGCCCGTCAGGTCGATGTCACCGGCTGCGCGCAAGGTGCCGGGACCTTTTTCCAGCTTCACATTTTTGAGCAAGGAGTCCTTGGGCATGGGCTGATGCGGAGCGCTGAAGTGCAGGGCGTCCATATGCACTGATTCCTGATCGAAATGCGCCGCCAGCGTTCCATGCTCGAGCCATACGCCCTGGTCCAACAGAGCCACCGCCAGATTGTCGCCGCGTATGCGGCCTTGAAGGCGCGGCTGGTGCAGCGTGCCCACCACATCGGACTGCAATGCCAGTTGGCCGCCGGTCCTGAGGTTATTGTCGTTTCCGAATGCTGCCCCTGCCCAGGAGATATCCTCCATGTTGACCAATATGCTGCCGCTGAGCGGCGCTTCAGGCACTACTGTCCACTTGAGGACGCTATCATCCGATCGCGTTATAGGAACCGCAACGCTTGCACTCACCAGGCCCAGGCGCTTTCCCTGCGCTTTTAATTCGCCCGCCACTTTCCTATCACCGGCACGCGCGGACATCTCAAGCGTTTGCAGCCCAAGAGAAAATGGAGGTTCTCCCGGCAATACCCAGTCGCCACTTTCGCGCGCCACGCGCACCGCACCGCTCAGTTGCGCAGCGGAGGAGATATCCCATTCGCCCCCCAGCCGAAGCATCTGCTCACGTTCCTCGGCCGCTTCCGCCTCACCTCCGCCTCCGCGTTCCATTTGGCTGGTCCTCGGACGCAATCCGATGCGACTAAAATCGCCCTTGCTGTTCCAAGTCTGCGGCGTCCATACAATGCGGTTGATGTTTATATTACCGCCTGCGATGGCAATGCTTGTTGTGCCCAGCGAAAGGTGATTGGCAGCCACTTCCAGAGGAGCGCTATCTTTCATCCGGAACGTGAATTGACCGTTGCCCGACAGCTCGGCCAGCTTGCCTGTCCACCGGACATCCC
The window above is part of the Nitrosospira sp. Is2 genome. Proteins encoded here:
- a CDS encoding cytochrome c oxidase subunit 3 translates to MSQAEGHYYVPPPSTWPITGSMALLFMGFGAAFSVNKMSLGYGLLAIGFAILFYMIYGWFATVARESEGGAYNKLVDKSFRWGMTWFIFSEVMFFAAFFGALFYLRVYSIPDLAGLNGRMLWPDFSADWPTSGPGISEKFMPMGPWGLPAINTVILLTSGITVTWAHWALKLDKRGQLKLGLFLTFALGFLFVGLQAYEYGHAYSDLNLKLTTGVYGATFFMLTGFHGFHVTLGSIMLLVIWFRVLAGHFTPVHHFGFEGVAWYWHFVDVVWLGLFIFVYWLI
- a CDS encoding alkaline phosphatase PhoX; the encoded protein is MAGMQRIALAIATTLTISAGFAAGTQGPGSSQTPYVTPTAAGWHVTSIISVGDAAANGYRMVGFPDGLGAYDNGNGTFTVLMNHELAPSAGIARAHGATGAFVSEWVINKADFKVIRGADLATTHYLWNRSANRYEAATGAVNSFNRLCSADLPATSAFYDKASGKGTTTRLFMTGEEAGSEGRAYAFIVSGTNKGKAYELPKLGKFSWENSVANPYSGDDTIVIGTDDSTPGQVYIYRGAKTDSGLEIDKAGLTNGTLAGVKVAPNPAITGNLESGQINGTFSTVAVDTAVDGATQQANSRAAGITEFARPEDGAWGDAKTFYFVTTGADPDGLGSVGMQTSRLYKLVFDEARGEVDYGSGSITMVKDSDTLIGTDGKGARKFDNMTVGEDGKVYIQEDPGDSAYISKTWMFDPASNSWKQILESDRARFLAPAAPFNHDEESSGIIEITSILGRNDGRRYFLANAQAHYGIPGELVQGGQLYVINAGPQP